In the genome of Segatella copri, one region contains:
- the pdxS gene encoding pyridoxal 5'-phosphate synthase lyase subunit PdxS, with protein MAENRQELNRNLAQMLKGGVIMDVTTPEQAKIAEAAGACAVMALERIPADIRAAGGVSRMSDPKMIKGIQEAVSIPVMAKCRIGHFAEAQILQAIEIDYIDESEVLSPADNVYHIDKTQFDVPFVCGAKNLGEALRRIAEGATMIRTKGEPGTGDVVQAVTHMRMMQSEIRRLVSMSEDELYEAAKQLQAPYDLVKYVHENGKLPVVNFAAGGVATPADAALMMQLGAEGVFVGSGIFKSGNPAKRAQAIVKAVTNYNDPKMLAELSEDLGEAMVGINEQEIALLMAERGK; from the coding sequence ATGGCAGAAAATAGACAAGAATTGAACCGCAACTTGGCTCAGATGCTCAAGGGTGGTGTGATTATGGACGTAACAACTCCAGAACAGGCAAAAATCGCAGAGGCAGCAGGTGCATGCGCAGTAATGGCGCTGGAACGTATTCCAGCTGATATTCGTGCAGCAGGTGGCGTTTCTCGTATGAGCGACCCTAAGATGATCAAGGGTATTCAGGAGGCTGTTTCTATCCCTGTAATGGCTAAGTGCCGCATCGGTCACTTCGCTGAGGCTCAGATTCTTCAGGCTATCGAAATCGACTATATTGACGAGAGCGAGGTGCTCTCTCCAGCAGATAACGTTTATCACATCGACAAGACTCAGTTTGACGTGCCATTCGTTTGTGGTGCCAAGAACCTGGGCGAGGCGCTCCGCCGTATCGCTGAGGGTGCAACCATGATCCGTACCAAGGGTGAGCCAGGAACAGGTGATGTGGTTCAGGCTGTTACCCACATGCGTATGATGCAGAGCGAAATCCGCCGCCTGGTTTCTATGAGCGAGGATGAACTTTATGAGGCTGCCAAGCAGTTGCAGGCTCCTTACGACCTGGTGAAGTATGTTCACGAGAACGGCAAGTTGCCAGTGGTTAACTTCGCTGCCGGTGGTGTGGCTACTCCAGCTGATGCTGCCCTGATGATGCAGCTCGGTGCCGAGGGTGTATTCGTAGGTTCTGGTATCTTCAAGAGCGGTAACCCTGCTAAGCGTGCCCAGGCTATCGTGAAGGCTGTTACCAACTACAACGACCCTAAGATGTTGGCTGAGTTGAGCGAGGATCTCGGCGAGGCAATGGTAGGTATCAATGAGCAGGAGATTGCTTTGCTCATGGCTGAAAGAGGTAAGTAA
- a CDS encoding AAA family ATPase, producing MENPFKFGSLVDAPYFTDRVKELDYIVQFLKSENHLVLMSPRRFGKSSLVKKAVVQTQRPYLWLNMQAVLSKEDFAAKLLKELLNQFKLEKMKHYLRNFRIIPSINMNPMTDELSVSFQPSTDNGTTAIEDVLNTILKVSTPQNKLIVVFDEFQSILEIDKNMDKQLRSIMQEQTGINYIFLGSQESMMTDIFERVKSPFYHFGMLMRLNKIPYEDFKSYIADRLKDVSEQPTQIADEILAFTSCHPYYTQQLSFAVWNNLVAGKNEDVLQLAIEDIITTHDLDYERLWLNFNKTDKYVMVSICEGNNPAQDRNQPTSTMTSALLRLSKKGYIIRSDRYEIEDPFFRKWILKNMIE from the coding sequence ATGGAAAATCCGTTTAAATTTGGCTCATTGGTTGATGCCCCATACTTTACAGACAGAGTGAAAGAACTGGACTACATCGTACAGTTTCTCAAGAGCGAGAACCACCTTGTTCTTATGTCACCACGACGTTTTGGCAAATCAAGTCTCGTAAAAAAGGCTGTTGTCCAAACCCAACGACCATACCTATGGCTCAATATGCAAGCCGTGCTCAGCAAAGAAGATTTTGCGGCAAAGCTTCTGAAGGAACTGCTCAATCAATTCAAACTGGAAAAGATGAAGCACTATCTTCGTAACTTCCGCATCATTCCTTCTATCAACATGAACCCGATGACAGACGAGCTATCGGTTTCATTCCAACCATCAACCGACAATGGAACAACTGCAATAGAAGATGTTTTAAATACAATTCTGAAGGTTTCTACACCTCAAAACAAACTGATTGTTGTCTTTGACGAGTTTCAAAGCATCCTGGAAATCGATAAAAACATGGATAAGCAGCTCCGTTCCATCATGCAGGAACAGACAGGCATCAATTACATCTTTCTAGGCAGCCAGGAATCGATGATGACAGATATCTTTGAACGTGTGAAGTCTCCGTTCTATCATTTTGGAATGCTGATGAGACTCAACAAGATTCCATACGAAGATTTCAAATCATATATTGCAGACAGATTGAAAGATGTATCAGAGCAGCCTACTCAAATTGCAGACGAGATACTGGCCTTTACAAGTTGCCATCCATACTACACGCAACAGCTTTCATTCGCAGTTTGGAACAACCTGGTAGCTGGCAAAAACGAGGATGTACTCCAACTCGCCATAGAAGACATCATAACAACTCATGATTTAGACTACGAACGTTTATGGCTGAATTTCAATAAGACAGACAAATATGTAATGGTCAGTATCTGCGAGGGCAACAATCCTGCACAAGACAGGAACCAACCTACCAGCACGATGACCAGTGCCCTATTGCGTTTAAGCAAGAAAGGCTACATCATCCGAAGTGACAGATATGAAATAGAAGACCCATTCTTCAGGAAATGGATACTCAAGAATATGATTGAGTAA
- a CDS encoding peptidase domain-containing ABC transporter, protein MNRFPVCFQHDSMLCGITCLQMICKYFGREYSLDSLSKLCFATTEGVSMLGINETAKTLGLDTVCAKTSVVELSETPLPCILHWNQNHFVVLYKVKKGKKFYIADPGKGKTTYNIEEFRRHWISTRSNGEDKGIAMFFETTPAFFTYQMEGEDRQKEKHSFKFLLRYFKKYRKAFSWIVLGLLAGSALQLVLPFLTQSIVDVGIKNQDIGFIWLILLGQLMLTISRTAIDFARRWFLLRISMRINISLVSDFFIKLLKLPMSFFDTKLMGDLMQRMNDHSRVNNFLTQQTLNITFAMLTFVVFSVVLFIYNKVVFAIFLLGSILYGGWMALFLRRRKVLDYELFEQQAINNNRTYEFITSMQEIKLQDCEQRKRKEWEETQVNLFRVQQKSLKLQQTQEAGSIFINEVKNIVVTVVAATAVIQGHMTLGMMLAVQYIIGQLNSPVEQLMNFFYSVQDVKISLERINEIHQMDDENGKEGLLTGLEHPEDGIHISNIMFKYDPHALRKTIDGVDILIPQGKVTAIVGASGSGKTTLIRLMLGYYPVLEGKITIGDTDINQLNRKWWRRQCGVVMQEGVIFSESIGRNIAVDDAEIDEDRLMRAAEIACIKDYVMALPLKFNTKIGRDGVGLSQGQKQRILIARAVYKNPDYIFLDEATNSLDANNERNIVENLDKFYQGKTVVIVAHRLSTVKNADQIVVLDQGKVVEIGNHESLTAKRGAYYNLVKNQLELGN, encoded by the coding sequence ATGAATAGATTTCCTGTTTGTTTTCAGCATGATAGTATGCTATGTGGCATTACTTGCTTGCAGATGATTTGTAAATATTTCGGCAGAGAATATTCTTTGGATTCTCTGTCGAAACTCTGTTTTGCCACAACCGAAGGGGTTTCGATGCTTGGTATCAACGAAACAGCGAAGACCTTGGGACTGGATACGGTATGTGCCAAAACAAGTGTCGTAGAACTTAGCGAGACTCCGCTTCCTTGCATCCTTCATTGGAACCAGAACCATTTCGTGGTATTATATAAGGTGAAGAAGGGCAAGAAGTTCTATATCGCAGACCCTGGCAAGGGAAAGACAACTTATAATATTGAAGAATTCAGACGGCATTGGATAAGCACTCGCTCTAATGGCGAGGACAAGGGTATCGCCATGTTCTTCGAGACCACTCCTGCCTTCTTTACCTATCAGATGGAAGGAGAAGATAGACAGAAGGAGAAGCATTCCTTCAAGTTCCTTCTCAGATATTTCAAGAAATACCGCAAGGCATTCTCCTGGATTGTCTTGGGACTGCTTGCGGGCAGCGCCCTGCAGCTGGTGTTGCCGTTCCTTACCCAATCCATCGTGGATGTCGGTATCAAGAACCAAGACATTGGATTCATCTGGCTCATTCTCTTAGGCCAGTTGATGCTCACTATCAGCCGAACTGCAATAGACTTTGCCCGCCGATGGTTCCTGCTCCGCATCTCCATGCGGATCAACATCTCCCTGGTGAGCGATTTCTTCATCAAACTGCTGAAACTGCCGATGTCGTTCTTCGACACCAAACTGATGGGCGACTTGATGCAAAGAATGAACGATCATAGCCGTGTGAACAACTTCCTCACCCAGCAGACGCTCAACATCACCTTTGCCATGCTTACCTTCGTGGTGTTTTCGGTGGTGCTCTTTATATATAATAAAGTGGTGTTTGCCATCTTCTTGCTTGGCAGCATCCTGTACGGAGGATGGATGGCACTCTTCCTGCGTCGAAGAAAGGTGCTTGATTATGAACTCTTCGAGCAGCAGGCCATCAATAACAACAGAACATACGAGTTCATCACTTCTATGCAGGAAATCAAGTTGCAGGATTGTGAGCAGCGCAAGCGAAAAGAGTGGGAGGAAACTCAGGTGAATCTTTTCAGAGTGCAGCAGAAATCTCTAAAACTACAGCAGACCCAGGAGGCAGGAAGTATTTTTATCAATGAGGTGAAGAATATCGTTGTGACGGTGGTTGCCGCTACGGCGGTAATCCAGGGGCACATGACCTTGGGTATGATGCTCGCCGTGCAATATATCATCGGACAGCTCAACTCGCCGGTGGAGCAACTCATGAACTTCTTCTATTCCGTTCAGGATGTGAAAATCAGTCTGGAACGAATCAATGAGATTCATCAGATGGATGATGAGAACGGGAAGGAGGGCTTGCTGACAGGTCTTGAACATCCTGAGGATGGTATCCATATCAGCAACATCATGTTCAAGTATGATCCTCATGCCCTCAGAAAGACAATAGACGGGGTGGATATTCTTATTCCTCAAGGCAAGGTGACGGCGATTGTGGGAGCTTCGGGCAGCGGAAAGACCACGCTCATCCGATTGATGCTGGGTTACTACCCGGTGCTGGAAGGAAAAATCACCATTGGCGATACCGACATCAATCAGCTCAACAGGAAATGGTGGCGCCGACAGTGTGGCGTGGTGATGCAGGAGGGCGTCATCTTCTCGGAGAGCATCGGGCGCAATATAGCCGTGGATGATGCAGAGATAGATGAAGACCGTTTGATGAGAGCTGCTGAGATAGCTTGCATCAAGGATTATGTGATGGCCTTGCCGCTGAAGTTCAACACCAAGATAGGGCGTGATGGCGTAGGACTGAGCCAGGGACAGAAACAACGCATCCTGATAGCAAGGGCGGTGTATAAGAATCCTGACTATATCTTCCTGGACGAGGCGACCAACTCGCTTGATGCCAACAACGAGCGTAATATCGTGGAGAACCTGGATAAGTTCTATCAAGGCAAGACGGTTGTGATTGTTGCTCATCGCCTGAGCACGGTGAAGAATGCCGACCAAATCGTAGTCCTTGACCAGGGAAAGGTGGTTGAGATTGGCAACCATGAATCTTTAACCGCCAAGCGAGGGGCATATTATAATCTTGTGAAGAATCAGTTGGAATTGGGAAACTAA
- the pdxT gene encoding pyridoxal 5'-phosphate synthase glutaminase subunit PdxT, with protein MRIAVLALQGAFAEHRQKLAQLGVDSFEVRQLKDWDQPKDGLIIPGGESTTQAKLLNELGLMEPVKEAIAAGLPVYGTCAGLILLAKKIEGEPSHRIASMDITALRNAYGRQLGSFYIEAPMKGIEGNIPMTFIRAPYIKEVWGDAEVLAEVDGKIVAARQGKQLVTAFHPELNESLEIHKYFLEMCK; from the coding sequence ATGAGAATCGCTGTATTAGCTTTACAAGGCGCTTTTGCTGAGCACAGACAGAAACTGGCTCAGCTGGGCGTGGATAGTTTCGAGGTTCGCCAGTTGAAGGATTGGGACCAGCCTAAGGATGGCTTGATTATTCCGGGTGGTGAGAGTACCACCCAGGCGAAACTCTTGAATGAACTGGGATTGATGGAGCCAGTGAAGGAGGCGATTGCTGCCGGCTTGCCAGTTTATGGTACCTGTGCCGGTTTGATTCTTCTTGCCAAGAAGATTGAGGGCGAGCCTAGCCATCGCATTGCTTCGATGGACATCACGGCTTTGAGAAATGCCTACGGTCGCCAGTTGGGCAGTTTCTACATCGAGGCTCCGATGAAGGGCATCGAGGGAAATATCCCTATGACTTTCATCCGTGCTCCTTATATTAAAGAGGTGTGGGGAGATGCTGAGGTTCTGGCGGAAGTAGATGGTAAGATTGTGGCTGCCCGCCAGGGTAAGCAGCTGGTTACCGCCTTCCATCCCGAATTGAACGAAAGCCTGGAGATTCATAAGTATTTTCTGGAAATGTGCAAGTAA